In the genome of Curtobacterium sp. MCLR17_036, the window GCCGCCGACGCGGGGAGCTCCTCGGGTTCGGGGTCGAAGCCCAGCGCGAAGCCGTCGAAGGAGCCGTCGCCGAAGTCGACCGACGTGCACAACTACGGCACCGACGGCACCTGCATCAACTGACCGCGTCCCCCGCGGGATGGGAACGTCCCGCGGCGGGATCGGTACGGTCGACGGGTGAGCACTGCGGCCCGTCCGATCGTCCTGATGACCTACAACGTCAAGAACCCCGACCCGGCGCACGACTGGCCGGCACGGCTGCCGGTGGTGCTCGACATCATCCGGCGGCACGACCCGGACGTGCTGTGCGTCCAGGAGGCCTTCGACCACCAGATGGACGCCCTGCGCGCCGGGCTCCCCGACCACGCCGACGTCGGGCAGGGTCGCGAGGGCGGCACCGCGGGCGAGCACGCGGCGGTGTTCTTCCGCCGTGACCGCTTCCGCCCCACCGACCAGGGGTCGTTCTGGTTGTCGGACACCCCCGACGAACCGGTGTCGAACACCTGGGGCAGCCTGTACCCGCGGATCGCCAACCACGTCCGGCTGCTCGACGCCGACGGCCCGGCCTTCACCCTGCTCACCACGCACATGGACCACGAGGTCGGCCCGCACGGCGACGAGGTCCGGGGGAGGAGCGCCGCCCTCATCGTGGAGCGCCTGGCCGCGGAGACCGGCCCGGTCGTGTTCGCGGGCGACTGCAACGAGCCGTCCGGTTCGGGTGCGGCGTCGCGCGTGTTCCGCGAGGCCGGCTTCGAGGACGCCTGGCTGGTGGCCGGCGACCCGGACGACCGGACCGCGAGCTACAACGAGTGGCAGCCCCCGGTCGACTCCGGAGAGCGCATCGACTGGGTGCTCACGCGCGGGGTCGCCGCCGTCGAGCGGGTCGAGATCGACCACGACGGACCGGAGACCTGGTTCGCCAGCGACCACTTCCCGGTCGTCGCGACGATCCGCGTCTGACCGCGGGCGGCCGGGTCAGCAGCTGCGCTGTGCGTGCACCGGCATCGGCGACCCGAGCACCGTGACCGTGGTCTCGTCGGTCAGCGCCGACACCCCGTTCGTCCCGGTGTGCGCGTGCGCGGCCCGGCGCCCCCGGTCGGTGCGCTCCCACCCCTGCTGGAGCAGCAGCTGCCACGCCTGGGTGTCGTCGGAGCCGTAGGACACGCGTTCCGAGCGCGGGGCGTCGGCGATCGCCCGGCGGATGTCGTCGCCGACCCGCACGCCGTCCGGGCCGGAGAGCTCGACCGTCGAGCCCCAGCGGCTGCGGACCGCGTCGCGCAGCACCCGGATCTCGACGGCGTTGCCGATGCGTGCGGTGGTCGCCAGCGCAGCGACCCGCACGGCGCCGCGCCAGGTGTACGTGGTGCCGGCGGGGAAGCACGCGCCGCCGTCGCCCTCGGCGGTCTGGGTGCGCGACGGTGTGCCGAGCAGGCGGTCGAGCAGGCCGACGGTGAGCGCGGAGTCCCGCATCGACGCACGGACGACGGTGTCGTCGCCGGCGCGCAGGACGAGCGACTCGGCGCCGAGCTCGATCGCGTCCACCTCGCGCAGCTGCGACTCCGTCACGACGACCGGTGCGGCGTCGCGGACGGGCACCGCGGCGACCGCGGCGTCCGGCCCGGCCCAGGGCGTCCCACCGCCGACGACCGATCCGGCCGTGCAGGCCAGGACGGCGGCGCAGAGTGCGAGCTTGGTCCGAGGAGTCACCGTCCGACGGTACGACGCCGGAGCGGCGTGGACGACAGGTGTTACCGAATCGCGTCCGGGCCGTCACCGGACCGTGACCTTGTCGGGGGGCGCGAGCGGCGCCCCGGTGGTGCGCGCGATCGGACGTGGGCCGACCCGTGGGACCGGGGGACAGCCTCCTGGGCGGACGTGCTGTCGCGGCTGCGTACCGTCACCGGCATGACGGACCAGTACACCATGCAGGACCCGACCAAGCTCTACGCCGACAAGAAGCCCGACGAGCAGTACCTCGAGGGTGCCGGCACCGACGAGGAGATGGCGAAGAACGTCCCCGCGGACCACGGCGAGGACACCTACCGCGGTTCCGGCCGTCTCGAGGGCCGCAAGGCGCTCGTGACCGGCGGCGACTCCGGCATCGGCGCAGCCGTCGCCATCGCCTACGCACGCGAGGGCGCCGACGTCGCCATCTCGTACCTGCCCGAGGAGCAGGAGGACGCCGAGCGCATCGTCGGCCTCATCGAGGCGGCCGGCCGCAAGGCCGTCGCCCTGCCCGGTGACATCACCTCGCTCGAGTTCTGCGAGCAGCTCGTCGCCGACGCCGTCGAGCAGCTCGGCGGGCTCGACATCCTCGTGAACAACGCGGGCAAGCAGCAGAACGTCGACGACATCACGAAGATCTCCGACGAGGAGTTCGACGAGACCTTCAAGACGAACGCCTACGCGACCTTCCGCATCACGAAGGCCGCCGTGCCGCACCTGCAGCCGGGTTCGACGATCATCAACACGACGTCGATCCAGGCCTACGCGCCGTCGCCCCACCTGGTGCACTACGCCGCCACGAAGGCGACCGTGAACAACATGGCCAAGGGCCTGGCGGCGCAGCTCGCCCCGAAGGGCATCCGCGTCAACGCGGTCGCCCCGGGTCCGATCTGGACGCCGCTGCAGCCGGCCGGCGGCCAGCCGCCGGAGGCGCTGCCCTCCGCCGGTGAACAGACCTACCTGGGTCGCTGGGGTCAGCCCGCCGAGCTCGCGCCGGCGTTCGTGTTCCTGGCGAGCGGCGAGTCGTCGTACGTCGTGGGCGAGACGCTGCACGTCGACGGCGGGATGCCGACGCCGTAGGGCGCGCTCCACGAGCGGTCGTACAGGAGGCGCGGTGCCGGTGGGCACCGCGCCTCCTGTCGTGTCCTGGGTCGCGTCCACCGCCGGCGCGGCGTCAACAGGTGACGGTGCCGGCCATCCGTTCGAGGAGCTCGCGCGCCGAGAGGGCCGCGGCGAGCTCGACCTCGACCGGGTTGATGCCGATCGCCCGCTCGACGGCCCGGCGGCGAGCCTGGTCGGCGATCGGGACCTCCGGACGCTGGGGCAGCACCGCGACGGCCCGTGCGGCGGCCTCGAACGCTCCGGCCGGTCGCCCGAGCTGCTCCCACATGGCCCGGACGTCGTGGGCCACCTGGTCGGGGTCGCCGCCGAACTCGAAGCCGGCCGAGGCCATGGTCGCGAGTCCCTGTGCGGTGGGGTCGTTCGGGGTCATGCCCGGCATCGTCACACGCGGTGCCGCGAGGGCGCTGGACGTCGCTTGTCCTCCGATGTGCTGACACCCGGACCGGGGATTCTGGTGTCCCCCGTTCTGCGTCAGCATGGAGGGGTCCCGGCTCCCGGGGCGACGCGGACACGACGTCCGGCGAACGACGGAGGGCATGATGCTCGAACACACCAGCGCGGACACGCAGGCGGCTGTCGCCGCGGCCGCCACCCTGCACCTGCGGATCACGATCGTGGGGGCCACCGTCGACCTCCTGCGCGACGTCCCCTTCCACGAGGCGCGACCCGCCCACGTCGCCGAACGCCTGGGGATCCCCGTCTCCGAACTCGAGCAGCACTTCCCGTCGTGGGACGGCCTGGTGCTCGCCGCGCTGGACCGCTGGAACGGCGCCCGGATGGACGAGGTCACGCGCGAGGTCGGGGACGGCTCCACCGTCGACCTGCTCCGCGCCATCGTCGCGTCGAACGCCGAGGACCCCGCGCTCATGCGCCTGCTCGTCGCGCTGCTGTCCGTGGCGGGCAACCCGCTGCACCCGATGGCGAACTACCTGCGCTCGCGCTACCAGCTCTTCTACGCCCAGATCAAGCGCGGACTCGAGCACGACGTCGCCGTCGGCCGCGCGCCGCACACCATGGAGCCGCGGCGCGGTGCCGAGCAGCTCATCGCCCTGTACGAGGGCCTGCAGCTGCAGGCGCTGCTGCGCTCCGACCTCGACCTGGTGCCGGCCTTCGACCGGGCCGTGGCGCGGCTCGAGCGCGGGTGGATGGAACGCTACGAGGCGGGCGCCGCCCGCCGTCTGGCGACCTGGAACGACGACGACACCGGCAGCTGGGAGATCTGAGCGCGGTTCCTGCCCGGTCCGACGTCCGCTGAGCGCGTGCCTGCGCCGGGGCCGAGCGTCGACCGCGTACCGATGGGTGTCGACGGAAGGAACCGACATGGCATCACCGAACCCCATCCAGGTCCAGAAGTACCTGAGCGGCATCGACTACCCGGCGTCGAAGGACGACATCGTCTCGACCGCCGAGCAGGAGAACGCCCCCGACGACGTGCTCGAGGCACTGCGCGGGATCCCGGACCGTGAGTACGACGGCCCGACCGCGGTGTCGAGCGCCGTCTCCGACGCGGGCTGAGCGCGAGCGACCGTGCCGCGCTCGCGACACGGTCGCATCGAGTGAGCAGAAGACGTCGGGTGGCGTGATCGCACCCGACGTCTTCTGCTCATTCGGTGCCGCCCGAGCGCGACCCGCCTGACCGCGAGCGACCCGAGCGACCCGGGCGACCCGGGCTACGCGCTCGACCGCGACCCGCGCGGCACCGAACCGTCGCCCGGGTCGTACCCGGAGTCCCGGATGACCCGCAGCGCCGTGGTGTCGTTGTGGACCGAGTGCACGACGACCCGACGGGTGCGGCGCAGGGCGCGACGGGCGCCGGGCGTGGCGAAGAGGCCGCCGAGCACGAGTCCGGCGCCGATGCCGAGCGCGACGGACACCGCGGCGACGAAGTCGAGCGCCGCGCCGGGTGACCCGGACATGAAGTTGAGCAGGGCGTTCGACACCGCGACACCGGGCAGCAGCGCCCCGCAGAACGCCGGTACCGCGATCGCCGCCACCGCCGTCCGCATCCGCACCGCCGCGTAGGTCGACAGCACGCCGAGCAGGACCGACGCCAGGAACGTCGCACCGAGCAGCGGCAGCCCGGCCTGGCGCAGCACCCACAGCGAGGTACCCGCCGCGACCGAGAAGACCACCGCGACCGGGATCACCCGGGCGCTCGCCTGCTGCACGAAGCAGTTCGCCGCCGCCGACACGACGGTGAGCGACATGAGTGCCCAGAGCGGCAGGGGGCGGATGACGATGCCGGACGGGTCGACCTCGATCGACAGCCAGTGCGTGACGGCGATGCCTGCCGGCACCCCGACCACGATCGCGGCGATGACCAGCCCGATGTAGAACGCGCGGGCCACCGCCATCGCCCGGAAGCCGGAGATGGCGTCCTGCGCCCAGGTCACGAGCGACGGGTGCGGCAGCAGGAGCACGACCAGGGCGGCGACCATGGTGGCCGCGCCGCCGGGCCCGAGGACCTCGGCGCGGATGGCGAGCGACCCGATCGCGGAGGCCACGGCGGCCTGCGCTCCCGAGACGAAGAACTGCGGGTACCCGCGGCCGGTCAGCCACCGGCCGGACACGATGATGCCGAGCATGAGCACGAACGCGCCGACCCCGGCGCGCCAGCCGCCGCCGGCCTGCATCGCGATCGACGTGCCGAGGACGGACAGGCCGACGTCGGCCAGCCACGTCGGCCACCGCGGCGGCATCCGGAGCACGGCGACGAGCGCGTTCACGGCAGAGGTCATGTCCCGGTCGTCGTGGATCAGGTCGTCGACGATCTGGTTCGCCCGCGCCAGGCGGTCGAGGTCGGAGCCGTCCGAGTGCACGGTGCGGACCTTCACGAGCGGCGGGACGTCGGACGGCGCGTACTGGATCGTCACCGAGCTGCCGGAGAAGTCGAGGTCGAGCGGCGCGAGGTTCCACTTCGTGGACACCGCGACGACGGCGGTCTCGACGCTCCGGGTGTCCGCGCCGGAGGCGAGCATCACCTCGGCCAGGTCGAGGCAGAAGTCGACGATCTGGGTCGCGGTGTACTGGTCGCGCCCCTTCGCGTCGGGCTCGACGTGCTCGTAGATCGTGCCGCGCAGACGGGCCCGGGCGTCGCGCAGGTCGTGCTGCGCCAGGCTGCGGCGTCGTGGCCGTGGTGGGCGGCCCGGCTTGTGCGGGCCAGGGGGGTGCTGCTCGGCCATCACGCCATGGTGCCAGGCGGATCGCGCCGAGTCCGGACGTCCGCTGGACGCCGCAGGGTCAGCTCCGGCGGCGCACGCTGAGCCGACCGGCGGCGAACGCGGCGACCACGGCGCCGGCGACGGCGAGCAGCTGACCGACGGCCCGCTGCACCGAATTGGTCCCGGCGACGAAGGCGTAGTCGGACAGGGGCGCGTACGCGAACCAGCCGAACGACGCCGTCGGGGCGGTCAGCGCGACCACGATCCCTGCCACGAGGGCGACCAGGCCCACCCAGAACGCGATACCGGACGGGGTGGCGAAGAGGCGACGTCCCATGCGCACCAGCGTACGGGGACGACGGACAGGAGGCCCGTGGCGGGGTCGCCACGGGCCTCCTGTCCGACAGGTGGTCGGTCTGCTGCCTACTGCTCGAACGTCGCGTCGAGCGTGATCTCGACGCCGGTGAGGGCCTTGCTGACCGGGCAGGTCGCCTTGGCGTCCTCGGCGGCCTTCAGGAAGGTCGCCTCGTCGATGCCGGAGACCTCACCGCTGACGGTGAGGGCGATGCCGGTGAGCTTGAAGCCGCCGGCCGAGTCCGGGCCGAGCGAGACGTCGGCCTTGACGTCGAGGGCCTCGACGGTGCCGCCGGCCTCGCCGAGGACGGCGGAGAACTGCATGGCGTAGCAGGCCGAGTGCGCTGCGGCGATGAGCTCCTCGGGGCTGGTCGTGCCACCGGCCTCGTCAGCGGCGCGCTTCGGGAACGAGACGTCGTAGGTGCCGACCTTCGAGCTCGAGAGCTCGACCTGACCGGAACCGTCGTTGAGGCCGCCGTTCCAGGCGGTGCGTGCGGTGCGCGTGGGCATGGCCGCTCCTTTCGTGTGGGGGATCGGACCCGAGCGGGACCGTCGGAGCCGAGTCAATCGGAGAACGCTCGTTCTCGCAACCCGCTCACGGCGAAGACGCAGGGTTCCGGGTGTGCCTGGTGCTGCCCGGGTGCTGTTCCGGTGCTGTCCCGCGCGTGGGGGGTCGTTCCGCGCGTGGTGAGGTGATCCGCGCGTCGGGGGACGTTCCTTCCGGCCGACCACGCGCGGAACCGCTTCCCATCTCACGCGCGATGGGAAGGAGCGTGCGCGTGCAGGTGGGCGACAGGTGTCGCGGAGGGCAACAGGTGTAGGATGAACCTCCGGATCACACGATCCGATCGCGACGCCGCACCCCTCCTGACGCCCGACGGATCACCGCCGATCCGCCGCCCGCAGTCAGCGAAAGAGGAGAACCCCATGCGCGCCGTCGTGTTCGAGCAGTACCAGACCTTCCCGTCCCTGACGGAGGTCCCGAAGCCCACTCCCGGGCCGGGGGAGGTGCTGCTCAAGGTCGCCGGTGCCGGGGCTTGCCACTCGGACGTCGCCGTGTACCGCGAGTTCCAGGAGGGCCAGCCGGGCGCCCAGGCCCCCGCGTTCGTGCTCGGTCACGAGAACTCCGGCTGGGTCGAGGCCGTCGGCGACGGGGTCACCGGCTTCGCCGAGGGTGACGCCTACCTGGTGTACGGGCCGGTCGGCTGCGGGCACTGCTCGTACTGCTCGAAGGGGCAGGACACCTACTGCGAGAACGCCGCGACGAACCCGTACATGGGCATCGGCCTCGGGCGCGACGGCGGCATGGCGGAGTACGTGACGGTGCCGGCGCGGAACCTCGTGCCGCTCGGCGACGCCGACCCGATCGCCGCCGCACCGCTCAGCGACGCCGCGCTCACGCCGTACCACGCGATCAAGAACTCCCTGCCGAACCTGGCGGGCGGCGGCAAGTACGCGCTGGTCGTCGGGCTGGGCGGCCTCGGGCAGATCGCCGTGCAGATCCTCACCGCGCTCACCGGCGCCACGGTCATCGCCACGGACATGAAGCAGGACGCGATGGACCGCGCTGCCGCCCGGGGCGCGATCACGGTGCCCGGCGGCCCGGACCAGGCCGCTGCGATCCGCGAGATCACCGGCGGTCGCGGTGTCGATGCGGCCTTCGACTTCGTCGGTGCCACCCCCACGATCACGCTCGCGCAGGCGTCGATGGCGGTCGGCGGCCGGTTCACCGTCGTCGGGATCGCGGGCGGCACCACCGAGTGGAACTTCTTCTCGACGCCGTACGAGTCGACCATCACGAACACGTACTGGGGCACCATCGAGGACCTGAACGAGGTCGTCGCCATGTACCGCGCGGGGCAGATCGTCCCCGACGTCGAGCGCTACGCGCTGTCGGACGCGCTCGAGGCGTACCGCAAGCTCGAGTCCGGCGAGCTCTCGGGCCGCGCGGTGGTCGTCCCGACGCTCTGACGGGCAGCGCCCGCGGCGCCCTTGACGGGTGTCGCGGGCGGGGCGATCCTTGCCCGCATGAGCCTGTTCATCAGCTGCCCGGTCGAGAGCGTCGAACGCGCGACCGCCTTCTACAGCGCGCTCGGCTGGACGAAGGACACCACG includes:
- a CDS encoding DUF2795 domain-containing protein translates to MASPNPIQVQKYLSGIDYPASKDDIVSTAEQENAPDDVLEALRGIPDREYDGPTAVSSAVSDAG
- a CDS encoding endonuclease/exonuclease/phosphatase family protein, translated to MSTAARPIVLMTYNVKNPDPAHDWPARLPVVLDIIRRHDPDVLCVQEAFDHQMDALRAGLPDHADVGQGREGGTAGEHAAVFFRRDRFRPTDQGSFWLSDTPDEPVSNTWGSLYPRIANHVRLLDADGPAFTLLTTHMDHEVGPHGDEVRGRSAALIVERLAAETGPVVFAGDCNEPSGSGAASRVFREAGFEDAWLVAGDPDDRTASYNEWQPPVDSGERIDWVLTRGVAAVERVEIDHDGPETWFASDHFPVVATIRV
- a CDS encoding OsmC family protein gives rise to the protein MPTRTARTAWNGGLNDGSGQVELSSSKVGTYDVSFPKRAADEAGGTTSPEELIAAAHSACYAMQFSAVLGEAGGTVEALDVKADVSLGPDSAGGFKLTGIALTVSGEVSGIDEATFLKAAEDAKATCPVSKALTGVEITLDATFEQ
- a CDS encoding TetR/AcrR family transcriptional regulator, coding for MMLEHTSADTQAAVAAAATLHLRITIVGATVDLLRDVPFHEARPAHVAERLGIPVSELEQHFPSWDGLVLAALDRWNGARMDEVTREVGDGSTVDLLRAIVASNAEDPALMRLLVALLSVAGNPLHPMANYLRSRYQLFYAQIKRGLEHDVAVGRAPHTMEPRRGAEQLIALYEGLQLQALLRSDLDLVPAFDRAVARLERGWMERYEAGAARRLATWNDDDTGSWEI
- a CDS encoding threonine/serine exporter family protein, whose translation is MAEQHPPGPHKPGRPPRPRRRSLAQHDLRDARARLRGTIYEHVEPDAKGRDQYTATQIVDFCLDLAEVMLASGADTRSVETAVVAVSTKWNLAPLDLDFSGSSVTIQYAPSDVPPLVKVRTVHSDGSDLDRLARANQIVDDLIHDDRDMTSAVNALVAVLRMPPRWPTWLADVGLSVLGTSIAMQAGGGWRAGVGAFVLMLGIIVSGRWLTGRGYPQFFVSGAQAAVASAIGSLAIRAEVLGPGGAATMVAALVVLLLPHPSLVTWAQDAISGFRAMAVARAFYIGLVIAAIVVGVPAGIAVTHWLSIEVDPSGIVIRPLPLWALMSLTVVSAAANCFVQQASARVIPVAVVFSVAAGTSLWVLRQAGLPLLGATFLASVLLGVLSTYAAVRMRTAVAAIAVPAFCGALLPGVAVSNALLNFMSGSPGAALDFVAAVSVALGIGAGLVLGGLFATPGARRALRRTRRVVVHSVHNDTTALRVIRDSGYDPGDGSVPRGSRSSA
- a CDS encoding SDR family oxidoreductase, which gives rise to MTDQYTMQDPTKLYADKKPDEQYLEGAGTDEEMAKNVPADHGEDTYRGSGRLEGRKALVTGGDSGIGAAVAIAYAREGADVAISYLPEEQEDAERIVGLIEAAGRKAVALPGDITSLEFCEQLVADAVEQLGGLDILVNNAGKQQNVDDITKISDEEFDETFKTNAYATFRITKAAVPHLQPGSTIINTTSIQAYAPSPHLVHYAATKATVNNMAKGLAAQLAPKGIRVNAVAPGPIWTPLQPAGGQPPEALPSAGEQTYLGRWGQPAELAPAFVFLASGESSYVVGETLHVDGGMPTP
- a CDS encoding NAD(P)-dependent alcohol dehydrogenase, with the protein product MRAVVFEQYQTFPSLTEVPKPTPGPGEVLLKVAGAGACHSDVAVYREFQEGQPGAQAPAFVLGHENSGWVEAVGDGVTGFAEGDAYLVYGPVGCGHCSYCSKGQDTYCENAATNPYMGIGLGRDGGMAEYVTVPARNLVPLGDADPIAAAPLSDAALTPYHAIKNSLPNLAGGGKYALVVGLGGLGQIAVQILTALTGATVIATDMKQDAMDRAAARGAITVPGGPDQAAAIREITGGRGVDAAFDFVGATPTITLAQASMAVGGRFTVVGIAGGTTEWNFFSTPYESTITNTYWGTIEDLNEVVAMYRAGQIVPDVERYALSDALEAYRKLESGELSGRAVVVPTL